A single Rhopalosiphum padi isolate XX-2018 chromosome 4, ASM2088224v1, whole genome shotgun sequence DNA region contains:
- the LOC132929273 gene encoding nuclear nucleic acid-binding protein C1D-like: protein MATLDLDEELLKDEELVTNIKNLDNSIVDIETLLESRMSVDYTALSEEDKIKHDLLIAFTLNSLYWIYLRLGGTDPTTHNIKRELDRIKSTMDMAKGAMAKKNMLRVDKKAAERFIDHALWTPEDKKRRSHNMEKSNKKIKFDENGDPSK from the coding sequence ATGGCGACATTGGACTTGGATGAAGAATTACTCAAAGATGAAGAGTtagttacaaatattaaaaatttagacaATTCAATTGTAGATATTGAAACATTACTTGAATCACGAATGAGTGTAGACTATACCGCTTTATCAGAAGAAGATAAAATTAAGCATGATTTACTAATTGCATTTACATTGAATAGTTTGTATTGGATTTACTTGCGATTGGGTGGTACAGATCCAACTACTCACAATATAAAACGAGAATTAGATCGTATAAAATCAACTATGGATATGGCTAAAGGTGCTATGgccaaaaaaaatatgctaagAGTAGATAAAAAAGCTGCTGAAAGGTTTATCGACCATGCTCTTTGGACACCAGAAGACAAGAAACGTAGGTCTCATAATATggaaaaatctaataaaaaaataaaatttgatgaaaatggTGACCCAtcgaaatga